The Cyclobacteriaceae bacterium DNA segment GACTATCCGGGATTTTCCTTCGGTCCTTTATGAGATCATAGTTACCAACAGGTTTTATAGAATTAGTCAGCAAGTAGCAATCCAGATCACCGTCACGATCATAGTCGAAAAAAGCGGCATGCACAGAGAGTCCGACAACATCTAAACCATACTCTTTTGATTTCTCTGTAAAGGTAAGATTACCATTATTAATAAAAAGTTCATTATGCCGTACAGGAGCATCAGGACTTCCTGACTTACACACATAAATATCTAAAAAGCCGTCAGCATTTATATCAACAAAAGTTACCCCAGTGGCCCATGAACCCGAACACGAAACGCCAGCAATTTCCGTAACATCTTCAAAGAGAAATCCGCCCTTATTCAGAAATAGTTTATTATCAACCTGGTTTCCAGCAAAGTAAATATCAGCCAAACCATCATTATTAATATCCCCTACTGCAACTCCTGCACCATTATAAAAATTTCTGTATGTGTATGGATTGAGTTCCTCAGTGAATTGCAAGGAGTTGTTAAAATTGATTCCAGATCGATTAGTAAAATCTACAAAAAGTGGATCCTTGAGATTATCCGGCTCCTTACAGGATGCTATCATCAATGCAAGTAGTAATACCTGGAACCAGAAATTTTTCATGGCATAAAAATAGCGTCTAACAAAGTTAGACGCTATTGAAATCAATCAAATACTAAAAAAGTTATCGAATCAATACCCTGGATTCTGCGTTAGCGTACCCGCTGAGGCATTTATTTGTTCTATCGGTATTGGGAACACATTCAAGTTTGGATTTGCATGTGAAGCTTTTTCCCACCAAGCGTTACCCCAAGCTCCAAATCTGATTAAGTCAGTTCTACGCAAAGATTCAATGAATAACTCACGGCCACGCTCCGCTAACAATTCACCTTCAGTGAGCGCTCCAAGCGGGGTTGCGTCTGCCCGATCTCTAAGTTGATTAACTAGACCCAAAGCAGTTGCATCACCAAAGCCGTTCTTTCTGGCTAAAGCTTCAGCTTTATTAAGCAATACTTCACCGTAACGCAAAAGCGGGAAATCATTGTCCATTTCAGGACTCTGTCCAATTTTAAATCTAAACTTACCAAGCCTTGCACCAGCCTGACGGGAGCCATTTGGAGCTAATTCATTTATTTCAGGTGTATAGTTTATTTCCGCCCCATCTTGATCAGCCTGATCAAAAGCCAAGTCTAGAATTGGGTTACCGTTAACATCAGTTTGAGGTCCAACAATAAAGTTATTTTCTTTACGCTCATCACCATCCTGATATGAATTGTAAAAATCCTCAAGAGTTGAGTAACCATTCCATGGTTGTTGTTGCAATCTAAAGGTAAGTTGGCTAGGGTAATGAAGGGTCATCTGAGCGATGTTCATTCCTGTCCCAGTGGCTTCATCAAACGGTGCAATGAAAATGTGCTCTATATTATCAACATTATCAGGTGCAAAAACTGCAGCATAGCTCGGAGACAATTCATAAACCCCGGAATTAATAACCTCATCTGCTGCCGCGATGGCTTCATCGTACATGGCCACACCTGTATAAACCTCTGCATTAAGATAGAGACGTGACAAGAGTGCATAAGCAGCTCCTTGACTAGCTCGTGAATACTCGCCCCTTCCTTCCGGAAGATCCGGGATAGCCGCAAGTAATTCCGACTCAATAAAATCAAATACGTCTTCACGATCGGACTGAGGCACATCAACGCCAGGCGTTGTTACAATTTTAACCCGCCCAAAAAGATCCATCAACCTCCAGTAGAAATAAGCTCTCAAGAAACGCAATTGTGCCCGGTTTCCATCAGAAATTTCCGGATCAGTCAAGAGGTCATTACATTGAAAAATTCCGCCATAAGTATCTACCCAAGCACCATTTATTCCGCCCACCGTAGGTGAAAAATTATGTCGATGCATATTCAGCCAAATACCGCCATCGAACCAATCGCCACCTTTCTGTG contains these protein-coding regions:
- a CDS encoding RagB/SusD family nutrient uptake outer membrane protein, coding for MKNLIRYTLFSTLLFTAISCDLDEEILGDYTKEFDPANQGVGIRNNVNKPAPNDGLSAAFTRVLNGTANHGSYFSVTEVSTDEVVITQKGGDWFDGGIWLNMHRHNFSPTVGGINGAWVDTYGGIFQCNDLLTDPEISDGNRAQLRFLRAYFYWRLMDLFGRVKIVTTPGVDVPQSDREDVFDFIESELLAAIPDLPEGRGEYSRASQGAAYALLSRLYLNAEVYTGVAMYDEAIAAADEVINSGVYELSPSYAAVFAPDNVDNIEHIFIAPFDEATGTGMNIAQMTLHYPSQLTFRLQQQPWNGYSTLEDFYNSYQDGDERKENNFIVGPQTDVNGNPILDLAFDQADQDGAEINYTPEINELAPNGSRQAGARLGKFRFKIGQSPEMDNDFPLLRYGEVLLNKAEALARKNGFGDATALGLVNQLRDRADATPLGALTEGELLAERGRELFIESLRRTDLIRFGAWGNAWWEKASHANPNLNVFPIPIEQINASAGTLTQNPGY